In Nitratiruptor sp. YY09-18, a single window of DNA contains:
- a CDS encoding efflux RND transporter permease subunit produces the protein MIEKIIELSAKNRFLILLFALIFAGASYWAIKKTPLDAIPDLTPPQVIIQVKFPGQSPKIIEDQVTYPLTSSFLAISDIDTVRGFSTYENALIYIIFKDGTNLYDARTRVLEELSKVASTLPKNAEVSLGPDASGVGWVYEYALVSNTKDLAQLRTYQDYTLKYALLGIDGVSEVASVGGFIPNYQVTVDNHKLIEHGLSVKDIVKTIELNNNDVGGGITIQNGYEWMIQARGYIKSLQEIEELSIKTKRKIPLKIKDIARVEWTALPRRGLADLNGQGEVVGGIVIAKYGADVYATIKKVKEKLSQLQTKDIKIIPTYDRSRLIEDAVSTLKDTLIEESIIVLVVIGFFLFHFRSTLIVLIVLPLTIGLTFLLMKIFGIGSNIMSLGGIAIAIGAMVDASIVMIENAHKKLDSIKDKNSLTPSKRVSLIIESSQQVGRPIFFALALVVVSFLPIFAMQGQEGKLFTPLAFTKTFAMSVGAILAITIVPALMIWFIKDVPDEKKNPINRFFIWLYHPFIVLGMKLRYILIPLSVVLLLFFYPLYKKLKWEFMPPLNEGVLMYMPVTPYGISIDQAKMLTQMTDKVIASFDEVETVFGKAGRADTATDPAPLSMIETIITLKNEKIDMKKLLQELDEAVQVPGLVNSWTYPIRGRIDMLLSGIRTPLGIKLYGDDIKKLQMLAKKIETKLAALAQTESVFADRSDTGYYIDIDTDPKKLALYGLKRSDVLDFVSFAIGGKRVTTKLKNIERYPISIRLEEEQRNSLEAIKELRIKTKYGYIPLKEIANVHYEQSASVLKSEKAKPVTYIYITPAQGVSASEYKKVAQNALQSLTLPKGYFYEWAGSSEYLQSAINTFKWIVPSVLLIILILIYFALGEIVPTLFVFLSLPFAFLGGLLYIDYLGFNMSVAVVVGFLALLGIAAETAIVMIIYLKESVEKYEKLDKKLLVEAIYEGAVQRVRPKLMTVFAILAGLLPIMYTNKTGSEVMQRIAAPMIGGVATSAILSLIIIPLLYMIYIQISKKIR, from the coding sequence ATGATTGAAAAAATTATAGAATTGAGCGCAAAAAATAGATTCTTGATTCTTTTATTTGCCCTCATTTTTGCAGGAGCATCCTATTGGGCCATAAAGAAAACGCCTCTTGATGCGATACCTGATCTCACCCCACCTCAAGTCATCATACAGGTTAAATTTCCTGGACAAAGCCCAAAAATCATAGAAGATCAAGTCACCTATCCACTTACAAGCTCTTTTTTGGCAATATCTGATATCGATACGGTTCGAGGCTTCTCAACTTACGAAAATGCGCTGATTTACATTATCTTTAAAGATGGAACCAATCTTTATGATGCAAGAACGAGAGTGTTAGAGGAACTGAGCAAAGTTGCATCTACCCTTCCCAAAAATGCAGAGGTAAGCCTTGGGCCAGATGCAAGCGGTGTTGGATGGGTCTATGAATATGCACTGGTTAGTAATACAAAAGATTTGGCCCAGCTTCGTACATACCAAGACTATACTCTCAAATATGCACTCTTAGGTATTGATGGTGTAAGTGAAGTTGCCAGCGTTGGCGGATTTATTCCAAACTACCAAGTGACAGTCGATAATCACAAACTCATAGAACATGGTCTTTCAGTCAAAGATATAGTTAAAACGATAGAACTCAACAACAACGATGTTGGCGGCGGTATAACGATACAAAACGGGTATGAATGGATGATTCAAGCAAGAGGCTACATTAAATCCTTGCAAGAAATTGAAGAGCTATCCATTAAAACGAAACGAAAGATTCCGCTGAAAATCAAAGATATAGCAAGAGTCGAATGGACTGCCCTGCCAAGACGAGGTCTAGCAGATCTCAATGGTCAAGGAGAAGTGGTTGGAGGAATCGTTATTGCAAAATATGGTGCAGATGTCTATGCAACCATCAAAAAAGTAAAAGAAAAACTCTCACAACTTCAAACCAAAGATATCAAAATTATCCCTACATACGATCGAAGCAGACTCATAGAAGATGCTGTAAGTACACTCAAAGATACACTCATTGAAGAGAGTATCATCGTTCTTGTAGTGATCGGTTTTTTCCTTTTTCATTTTAGAAGCACATTGATCGTATTGATCGTTTTACCATTGACTATCGGTCTAACATTTTTGCTTATGAAAATTTTTGGCATAGGCTCCAATATCATGAGCCTTGGAGGTATCGCTATCGCTATTGGGGCTATGGTGGATGCAAGTATTGTCATGATAGAGAATGCCCACAAAAAACTGGACAGCATCAAAGATAAAAACTCCTTGACGCCAAGCAAGAGAGTTTCGCTCATCATTGAATCATCTCAACAGGTCGGTCGTCCAATCTTTTTTGCACTTGCTCTTGTCGTCGTCTCCTTTTTGCCAATTTTTGCTATGCAAGGGCAAGAGGGAAAGCTTTTTACGCCACTTGCCTTTACAAAAACCTTTGCTATGAGTGTGGGAGCCATTTTGGCTATTACGATAGTGCCGGCTCTTATGATCTGGTTTATTAAAGATGTCCCAGATGAAAAGAAAAATCCAATCAATAGATTTTTTATCTGGCTCTATCATCCATTTATCGTCCTTGGTATGAAACTTCGCTACATTCTTATCCCCCTTTCAGTAGTTTTGCTTCTTTTTTTCTATCCGCTTTACAAAAAGCTCAAATGGGAGTTTATGCCACCACTCAATGAGGGTGTTTTGATGTATATGCCGGTTACTCCCTATGGCATTAGCATCGATCAAGCAAAGATGCTGACTCAAATGACAGACAAAGTGATAGCCAGTTTTGATGAAGTGGAGACTGTCTTTGGAAAAGCGGGACGTGCCGATACTGCAACCGATCCGGCTCCACTTTCCATGATAGAGACAATCATAACGCTCAAGAATGAAAAAATTGATATGAAAAAGCTGTTGCAAGAACTCGATGAGGCGGTGCAAGTTCCGGGACTAGTCAACTCTTGGACATACCCTATTCGGGGACGAATCGACATGCTTTTAAGTGGTATCAGAACACCCCTTGGCATCAAACTCTATGGCGATGATATAAAAAAGCTGCAAATGTTAGCCAAAAAAATTGAAACGAAACTTGCCGCTTTAGCCCAAACTGAATCGGTTTTTGCCGATAGAAGCGATACGGGATACTATATCGATATCGATACAGATCCCAAAAAACTTGCTTTATACGGATTAAAACGATCGGATGTATTGGATTTTGTAAGCTTCGCAATAGGTGGGAAAAGAGTTACAACAAAATTAAAAAATATTGAACGATATCCTATTTCAATCCGGCTAGAAGAGGAGCAAAGAAACAGCCTTGAAGCGATCAAAGAGCTTCGTATTAAAACAAAATATGGCTATATCCCTCTAAAAGAGATAGCCAATGTCCATTACGAACAAAGCGCTTCGGTTCTCAAAAGTGAAAAAGCAAAACCGGTCACCTACATCTATATCACTCCAGCTCAAGGAGTGAGTGCATCAGAGTATAAAAAAGTTGCACAAAACGCCTTGCAAAGTCTGACCCTACCAAAAGGATACTTCTATGAGTGGGCCGGTAGCAGTGAGTATCTACAAAGTGCCATAAATACGTTTAAATGGATCGTTCCATCGGTGCTTCTCATTATTTTGATACTCATCTATTTTGCTCTTGGTGAAATTGTACCAACACTCTTTGTTTTTTTGTCTTTACCTTTTGCTTTTTTGGGAGGACTGCTTTATATCGATTACTTGGGTTTTAATATGAGTGTTGCAGTGGTTGTCGGATTTTTGGCACTGCTTGGAATTGCAGCTGAGACTGCAATCGTTATGATTATCTATCTCAAAGAGAGCGTAGAAAAATATGAGAAACTGGATAAAAAACTACTCGTTGAAGCGATATATGAAGGCGCTGTTCAAAGAGTTCGTCCTAAACTGATGACCGTCTTTGCAATTTTAGCTGGTCTGCTTCCCATTATGTACACCAACAAAACAGGAAGTGAAGTGATGCAACGAATTGCTGCACCAATGATCGGTGGAGTTGCTACATCTGCCATTTTAAGTCTAATCATTATCCCGCTTTTATATATGATCTACATCCAAATTTCAAAAAAAATTCGCTAA
- a CDS encoding SHOCT domain-containing protein, producing MHWMQGHFMGFGWIYILIFFAIVLYFVTRNSDKEAKSILDERFAKGEISKEEYEEALKTLKDH from the coding sequence ATGCATTGGATGCAAGGTCATTTCATGGGATTTGGATGGATTTATATATTAATATTCTTTGCTATAGTTTTGTACTTTGTCACGAGAAACTCTGACAAAGAAGCAAAGTCGATTCTTGATGAGCGGTTTGCAAAAGGAGAAATCAGCAAAGAGGAGTATGAAGAGGCACTGAAAACTTTAAAGGATCATTAG
- a CDS encoding response regulator transcription factor, protein MKILLLEDDALLRKLMVEHLNEKYETVTFDNGEDALEYLYENRVDLALLDINVPGLKGDELLKILRKEHNTTPVIFITSNDSSSDVKKGFDIGCDDYIKKPFEFEELDARIEHVKRIYGLEEKIKIGDFLFDPTRHILLKENETIHLTPKASEILHYLYTHKVVTKEDLIANIWSYDEVPSEATIRSYIKTLRKIFPNIKTIRGSGYEFEPL, encoded by the coding sequence ATGAAAATACTGCTTTTGGAAGATGATGCATTGCTTAGAAAATTAATGGTCGAACATTTAAATGAAAAATATGAGACAGTCACTTTTGACAATGGTGAGGATGCTTTGGAGTATCTGTATGAAAACAGAGTAGACCTAGCTCTGCTTGACATCAATGTCCCTGGACTTAAAGGCGATGAACTGCTCAAAATTTTACGCAAAGAGCACAATACGACTCCGGTCATCTTCATCACCTCAAACGACAGCTCATCCGATGTCAAAAAAGGTTTTGATATAGGGTGTGATGATTACATCAAAAAGCCTTTTGAATTTGAAGAACTTGATGCTAGAATCGAACATGTAAAACGTATTTATGGATTGGAAGAAAAGATAAAGATCGGTGATTTTCTTTTTGATCCTACAAGGCATATACTTCTCAAAGAGAATGAAACGATTCATCTCACACCAAAAGCAAGTGAAATCCTACACTACCTCTATACCCATAAAGTAGTCACGAAAGAGGATCTCATCGCAAATATATGGAGTTATGATGAAGTTCCCAGTGAAGCAACTATTCGAAGCTACATCAAAACGTTACGCAAAATTTTTCCAAATATAAAAACGATTCGAGGAAGCGGCTATGAGTTTGAGCCGCTCTGA
- a CDS encoding HAMP domain-containing sensor histidine kinase codes for MSLSRSEQKALLRFFLTYIIAVGIVITSFAYLQYNIKKESLKDKIVAKLQKEAFDIASSAIDAQMEGKRFVTPKGVDFLLLDKNKKFIKGTFEEKILLDHPLYHSNDCIYYIDKSAKGHLGIEYIVVKECGIHAKYQKILKNIILLSLLYFLFLLGIGWYLGRLFLQPMRESLETLDRFIKDSTHELNTPVTTLLLATQKLKKTNNPKYLDIIIMSARLLSSIHQDLTYATLAKKRKNYLQQVDIVPIIEDILRFFDVLIDQKGLTVSKELHSCTIEADPDEIRLLIKNLIDNAIKYAFKNSKIKITLQGCQLSITNRSKPIPNEKLKTIFERYQRAENDQGGYGIGLHIVQRICKKYNFLISVESNEEKTTFTVAFNQSKK; via the coding sequence ATGAGTTTGAGCCGCTCTGAACAAAAAGCACTTCTTCGATTTTTTCTTACCTATATCATTGCGGTAGGCATAGTGATCACCTCTTTTGCCTATCTGCAATACAACATAAAAAAAGAGTCTTTAAAAGATAAAATTGTCGCAAAACTGCAAAAAGAAGCTTTTGACATAGCTTCTAGTGCTATCGATGCACAAATGGAAGGAAAGAGATTTGTAACTCCCAAAGGAGTAGATTTTTTACTGTTAGATAAAAACAAAAAGTTCATAAAAGGAACATTTGAAGAAAAAATACTGCTTGATCACCCTTTGTATCATAGCAATGATTGTATCTATTATATCGATAAAAGTGCAAAAGGACATCTTGGCATAGAGTATATTGTCGTCAAAGAGTGTGGTATACATGCAAAATATCAAAAAATACTGAAAAATATTATATTATTAAGTCTTCTTTATTTTCTTTTCCTTCTTGGTATCGGATGGTATCTTGGCAGACTCTTTCTTCAGCCTATGCGAGAAAGCCTTGAGACCCTTGATAGATTCATCAAAGACAGCACCCATGAACTCAATACTCCCGTTACAACACTTCTTTTAGCTACACAAAAACTCAAAAAAACAAATAATCCAAAATATCTTGATATTATCATCATGAGTGCAAGACTCTTAAGCAGTATTCATCAAGATCTTACCTATGCAACACTTGCAAAAAAAAGAAAAAATTATTTACAACAGGTCGATATAGTACCCATAATTGAAGATATTCTTCGATTTTTTGATGTTTTGATTGATCAAAAAGGTTTGACTGTCTCAAAAGAGCTACACTCTTGCACTATAGAAGCAGATCCTGATGAGATAAGACTACTCATAAAAAATCTTATAGATAATGCTATAAAGTATGCATTTAAGAACTCCAAAATCAAAATAACTCTTCAGGGTTGTCAATTAAGTATCACCAACAGATCAAAACCGATACCAAATGAAAAACTCAAAACAATTTTTGAACGCTATCAAAGAGCAGAAAATGACCAGGGAGGCTATGGGATAGGTTTGCATATAGTACAACGTATCTGCAAAAAATACAATTTCTTGATTAGTGTCGAATC